The sequence below is a genomic window from Ruminiclostridium josui JCM 17888.
TGGTCTATAGTATAGATTATTATCTATATTGGAGTGATAAATAATGCTGAATTATGAAGAAAATTCAAAAATAATTAAAGCCCTTTCTGATCCAGGCAGACTTAAAATAATTGATATTTTGTCATGTGGTGAGAAATGTGCTTGTAATATATTAGAGCAATTTGATTTTACACAGCCAACATTATCTCATCATATGAAGGTCTTAACCGATTGTGGTCTGGTAAAAAGCAGAAAAGAAGGATTATGGAACTATTATTCACTGGATACTACCAACTGTAATAAGCTTATTCTGTTTCTTATGAGCCTTGTAACTGATACATGTGATTGTATATGTAAAGATAATTCTATGATAGATAACGGATGTGACTGCACATGTAAATAAAATTATAACTTAAATGTGATATATGGTCTAACAGTAGGATAATCACTGCAAATCAACAATTATCCTACTGTTGTTATTAGATTAAAATGTATCATTCTTCTTGAAATTCTTGCATGCAGAGCAGATTGTGTTTTTTATATTTTTAGGTGCGCCATCTCTTGGGATAAACATACTTCTTGCATATTGGTATTTCTCACCATGCCAGACCTCTTCAAAGGATTCCTTTGACAAATCTCCAAAGGCATTGTCCTCATTTGTCAACCAACAACATGGAAATACCTTGCCATCCCAATTTACAATTAAGTTTTCAAAAAGTTGGTTGCAAATGCTATTTTGATTTATTGGGTAGGTGTATTCTCCTAGATAAATACTTTTTACATATTTATCGTTTTTAGGAAGCCAATCATTTTTTCTTTTTTCAAGGGTTTCACCAAAATCAGCGTCAGGGATGAGATCACAAAGTGTTATCTCATCAGTCATAAAAAGCATTCCTAAATCTTCGGCCATTTTCCTTGCTTTTTCTACTTCATGTTCATTATATTTATTTACCATCAGCTTCCAAACAATAATCGGTGTTTCACTCTTTAATTGCTTTTTAATACTATTTAACATACGTATATTTGAAATAATAAGATCAAAGTCACCACCTTTTCTATAGGCGGAGTAAGAATCTTGAGATGCTCCATCGATAGAAAGGACTAGGCTACATAATCCGGATTGTACAATATTGGTAAAAAATTCATTATTCTTATTAAAACTAAAATTTGAATGGATTGAAGTCATGATACCCTTTTGGCTAGAGTATTTTATCATTTCAAATATTTCAGGGTTTAAAAAGGATTCACCGAAACTAAATAATGCTATGCTTTCCAAAGTAGGTATTTTGTCAACCACTGTTTTAAATGTACTGAATGACATTACACCTTTTTTATAATTAGCCTTTTTCTGCCCGTAAAAACACAATGGACATTCTAAATTGCATATATTAGTAGGATCAATTGAGATAAATGTTGGGGAAGGTACTTTTCCGAATTTTTTATAGCTAAAAAGGTCATCTAGATTTTTAAACACTTTAGGATTAATCTGTTCATATGCTCTGTAGTATGTAAGCTCTTCTTGTGACATTTTTGTAATTTCTTCAGGTCCAACAGTATAGATACTGCCGCATCCACAGCTTGAGTCCGCCTTTTTTTTACCGAATCGTTGTGCGATACTATTAAAGGTTTCGTTTACAGATGAGGAGCAACAGCTGCTGACTTGGTTGGCACTACCGCATCCGCAGGTCGGGGGAGATGGTGGAGTACAACATCTGCAATTTTGTGTTGCCTTGGGAGGCGTATTGCATCCACAAACTTGATTTTCTTTTTCTTGGTCAGAATCGAGAAATATATTTCTAAGAACTTGTATCAGAGATTTCTTTTTTTCATTACTGTTTATCATATTAATTTCCTCACTTTACAATATATTTTTTATGCTGTTATGCTGATTATTTCATCTCCTTTCTGATTGGCATAGTAATTAATATCCATATCGTATATTTACGATGTGAATATGCAAAAAAGTACGTTGTTATAACAACTGTTTAATTATTTTAGATATATGTAAAATAGAAGGCCTCTAAGATTGTATTTTCTCAAATTCATATCGTTAGTTTACGATATGAATTATATCTATATTTTACGATATTGTCAATATGAAAGTAAAAATTTTACAGATTTGAATATTAATTAACTGTTTTAAAATTCATTGGAGTTGGTAAATACATAATTACGGAACTTGCCTATAAAAAAGAACAAGGTTTCATCAAGGAGAAATGATATGCGACACCACTTGAGGATTTTAAATATTGAAAATAAATAAATATTTTCTTATATAATACTTGTACATTACAACTATTGTATAGTACAATGGTAGTAGGAGGCAAGCAAATAATGAATATTACTGATGATTCGAAAAAATTAAGAGAACTAATTAGAGTACTTGAAAGAAAGTTAGGTGTTATAAAGGAAAACCAAACTTCATGCTGTAGTATCACTTTAGGTCAATGCCATGCTTTAGTTGAAATTGGGCGTTCAGGCAGTATTTCTTTAAATGAGTTGGCAGATTTATTAAATCTTGATAACAGTACCATGAGTAGAACAGTAAATAACTTAGTAAAGGCAAAACTGGCAAAAAGAGATGTTGACCCGGAAGACAGAAGGTATATAACCATTTCGCTCACAGACAGTGGAGCAAAACTGTTTACAGATATTGAGGAAAGTATGAATTCATATTTTGGTAAAATATACAACTCACTTCCGAAAAATAAAAAATTACAGGTATTGGAAAGTTTGGGGCTCTTATTGGAAGCCATTGATAAAAACAACTGAATTTAGAGAAAGGCGGTTTGATTATGAATAAAGTAGAATGTTCCGAACAATGTTTTTTAAGTGGGTTTAACTGTGCGCAAGCTGTTTTTTCTACATACTCCGGTGAATTGGGGCTAGACCCTGAATTAGCTTTGAGAATTGCAGGTAGCTTTGGTGGAGGTATGGGGCATATTGGTGAAACTTGTGGTGCGGTCACAGGTGCAATAATGTTAATCGGTTTGAAACATGGAAAAGTAAGAGTTGATGATAATGCTTCAAAGGAAAAAACCTATGCACTTGTTAAGGAATACAAGAGACAATTTGTAAAATTGAATGGATCGGTCAGATGTAAAGAATTGTTAGGTTACGATATCAGTATTCCTGAAGAAATGAGTGTAGCTGGCGAAAAGAATCTTTTTAAAACATTGTGTCCAAAATTAGTGAGAGATTCCTCTGAAATAGTTGAAAAATTACTGGATTTGAAGTAGAAGTGAGTGAATTTTATAGATAGTAAAGTATATTTTAGCGAGGTAGCTGGTAAATGGGATACGATGCGGCAAGGTTTTTTTTCAGAAACTGTTCGGCAAAAGGCATATAGTCTTGCAAATGTTAAAGAAGGAAAAATCGCAGCAGACATTGGAGCCGGTACTGGTTTTATAACAGAGGGGCTTATACAAAAGGGTTTGAGAGTTATTGCTGTAGACAGATCAGAAGAAATGTTGAAGCAGATGAAAAATAAATTTGGTGCAAATATAAAAATTGAATACCGGCAAGGGGAAGCTGAATGTCTCCCAATTGAAACCCATTCTGTGGATTATGCAATGGCTAATATGTATTTACACCACGTTGAAGAACCTCTACTAGCTATAAAAGAAATGGTCAGAATACTTAAGCCAGGTGGAAAAATCGTTATAACTGATTTGGACGAACATAATATTGACTTTTTAAAAACTGAACACCATGATCGATGGATGGGATTTAAACGAATAGACGTTTCAAGTTGGTTTCGTTCTGTTGGTCTGAAAAATGTAATTGTTGATTGTGCCGGTGGTAATTGCTGTGCAACTTCCGGTTGTGGACGCACCAATGCAAATATTAGTATTTTTGCTGCTTACGGAGAAATATAATTGCTAAATCTTATTGTTTTTTCTTATAAGAAAGCGGAAATATTCTGAAACCCCTGAAATCAAAGGAGTTTCAGAATATTTCTCAAGATGATACTTCAAAGGGTACTTTATAGAAATTCAAGATTTTATAAATCAATTTTCAAGTAAATCCAGATAATCGAAAGGGTCAGATTTTGGCTCGCTGTAATTCTTCCAAATGTACATTTTCACACCCGGAATTCTACATAGCATAGTCAAAAGAAAATTTAAAATACTTCTGCTTGTTTTTCTTTTTGATTTACCATATCCGTACATTTCATGTGCTTTATAAAACCGATGGTCACCCCTGTAAATAAAACGCCATTTTCCCCAAACCAAATCATTGCAAATTTTTCCAGAGCCTTCTACAAGGAAGGTGTATGGGCGACGATATTTTTGATTTGCATAGAAAACTATCCGTTTTGCAAAATCATCTATCAGCGAGTCAATGTCTTCTGATTTTTCGTGCTCATCGGTAACAATCCCTGCCAGATTAGCTCGATCAATCTCCGTTTGGAAACGAATGATTTCTCTAAGTTGAGGTAATTGACTAAGTGGCCCAGAGACAATGTATCCCACTTGCTTATTAATCATTTGAGGTTGATGGGTATTTAAAAACTTCCGGTCAAAAAACATTTTCCACCGGGATGAAAAGTAACGGTCAACGATTCTCAGGCACAGAATAATGATATCGGCTTCCCGAATCTTTTTATTATAAACAGTGAAAATATCATCAGTATCTGCATATACACATTGATTATCGAAGCCACAATGCACACATCCAAGACAGCCGCCTTTAATATCCATCCTGTTTACGTCGATGACTTCTACAGATTCGGTAAACGCATTACTTAGACGGGACACCATTTTTCCAAGGTTGCTGTCGGCTTCGGGACAATCGGTTAGAAGCAGTATTTTTTTCCCGGAGCTATTCACCTGACAGGCAGATTCTCCCGGAATATATCTGTTACTATTATACTGTAAGGGCTGATACATTTTTGCAATGGGAATTTTTTCAGTAATGGCGTTAAAAAAGTCCATAGCAAAAAGATATAATCTATCTCGTTGGGATTTCTGTATCAATTCGTTCATGGAAGCAGAAAAATAACCAGTACAAAGCATGTTTAAATCTTCACAAATTGCTGTTAAGTAATCATGAGTTACATTATCGTATATATGTATGGAAGAGGTCAATATTGCTGCATATTTTCCACTGAAGGCATCTTCTGCTTTACGCTCCCGAATTAATTCGATAAAACGTTTATAGTTGGAGTGCACTAAAAAAAAGAAAGTTGGTGTTGCCCATATTATACCGTCCGAATTTCTGATTATATCTATGACACGTAAAAACTCCGAAGTATTTTCCTCTAGAGTGCGGATATCATAGGATACATGTACATATTGAAAGGTGTGCTGGGGAAATTCCTGTTCCATATAGCGTGCATACTGCATAGTAACACTTATTTCTCCTTTTGGACTTCCATTAAGTACCGTGATTTTCATTGTAAACACCTCGATGTATAAAAATATTATTTGCTCCAATTATGGATAACCTTACGAAAAGGAGCAATCATAATGCGCCTTGTATTTTTTTGAATGGTTTTTCTAACCCAAGGCAGTCTAATGAGATTGATTAAAAAAATGTTTTTGATTTTTCTATCAAATTTCTTCTGGGGAAAGTCAAACATCTTATGTTTACGATAATATCGGTAGTCCCCATTTAGTTTTACGGAATATCTCTCCCAAATTAAATCCCTTAGCAGCTTGCCTGCCGCTACACCAAGGAAGGTAAAGGGTTTAACATAACTATGATCAGCAAAATAAATTAATTTTTGTGCCTGAACATCCAGTAATCGATCAATTTCTTGTGAATCTTGGTATTCATCGGTTACAATACCTACCAGGTTTGCTTTGTCAATCTCTACCTGAGCACGGATGAGTTCATGCAATGTATAATTTTGTCGTAAAGGTCCTGAAACAAGATAGCAAATCTGTTTATTCACCATCTGCGGACGGGTAGTATTAAGAAAACGGCGGTCCACAAACATTTTCCAGCGTGATGAAAAATAGCGATCCACCATCCTAAGGGCAAAAATAATAATATCAGCCTCTTTAATCTTTTTGTTATAGATTTCATGGATGTCATCGCTGTTACCATAAATACATACGTTGTCCATCCCACACTGTAAACAAGCCTTGCAACTGCCGTTCATTTTGATTTTATTAACATCCAATACCTCAACGGAGCCTGAAAAGGTATTACGCATCCTTTCAATCATTCCGTACAGGTTAGAACTTGGGTCAGTGCAGTCTGTGAGCATTAATATACGATGTTCTTTTACATCTACCTTTTTAAGAGGGAGAGTTGAAGTATATGTAAAGCACTTTTCTTGCAGAGGGGGAAATAAATTTTCTCTTTGCACTTTGCCTGATGCAGATTGAAAGAGGGTTTCTGCAAATGTTTCAAGACATTGTTTCTGTTTTATACTTAATGCAATACTTTTAGATGCAGAAAATGGTTCAAAGTATTGCATTCCAAGGTCTTCACATATGGCTTGAATATAATCATGGGCTGTACTGTCGTAAATATGGTTTGAAGTAGATAGAGAGGCTGCATATTTATTACTAAATGCTGTCTGGAAATTGTTTTCGTAAATCCATTCAATAAATCTTTTATAATCGGAGTGAACCAACATAAAAATCACCGGGAATGACCAGAGTATTATATCTGATTTCTCCACATATTTAACTGCGTGCAAAAAATTTTCATGGGAGTTCTCACTTTGACAGATATGGCATACATTCCATTCATGTTGTGGGTAATTATCAATTAAATGTTTAACTAGCAGTAAAGTTGTACTTTTTTCTCTTTTTGGACTTCCGTTTAGTACAGTTATTTTCATTACCGACACCTCAAACTTTTTTATTTGTACTTTTTACCTTAACGTAACAAACTTTTAAAAAGTTTAACTACTTAGGGCTTCGATCAACCATATTAAACTTTGGATTTGAGTATACTTTATTTTCAATAAAAAGATGATGTAGCATTTGAAGAGAAAGCATTACTCCAATAGCCAAATCTACTCTTTTCCTGGTGTGATCATCAGGTGAGAGAGTTTTCCGAGCCAGAGTTATATATTTTGAATTTTTTCTGTGAAAAATTCCGGTTCTTTTAATTGCATCTACCGAAAGCAGTTCTTCTTCAAGCTCATGCCCTCTGCTAGTTGCCAGAAAGGAATCCCAATTAGGTGATAAAAACGTGTGCTTTTTACCTTTTCTAATATGAGGGGGCAGCTCTGTATTAAATGCTTCTCTAAGGACATGTTTTTCACGGAGATTATCCATTTGTAGAAGATACTTGGGATGAAGTTTTGATACAAACGCTGCTAAATCACGATCTAAATAAGGCAAACGTCCTTCTACAGAATTTGCCATTTCTATTCTGTCCCCTAGAAGAGGAATCATATATGTATATAGTTGGTTTAAAGAAATAAAACGGCTGGCGTTGAAAGGGTGAAGTTCTCTTAAATACTCGAAATCATAGTTGCGTCGTATGAGATTTCCCGGTTGCTGAGCTGAAGTGATTCCCAGTGCCTCGGTGTCCAGAATCTTATGAAACATTTCATATGCTCCGATTGCACGGTTGGCAAAAAAACTGTGATATCCGACAAAACTGCTGTTCTGATTCCATTTATCATTGTGATCCCACATAGCAAATTCCGTTGGGGCTTCTTTTACTTTAAATTCTTCTAAAAATTTCAGTCCTTTTTTAGCAGTATCACTGTCGGATAACAGCATCCTCCATATCTGTTCCAGACGGAAATAGGGGTACCCTCCAAAGTACTCGTCTCCGCCTTCACCGGTAATACAAACCTTATAGCCTGATTGATGGACATGAGCTGATAATAGTTGTTTTGCAATAGAATGCGGATTTACAATTACTGCTTCATTATGGTAAAGATTTTTTTCAAAAGAATCTGCCAGCATTTCCATACTACAATGGACACTTTGAAAGTCTACATTATAAAATTTGGCAGTTTCCTCAGCAATACCCGATTCATCATATATAGCTTCGTTGAACCCTATATTAAATGCTTTCAACTTTTGGTTAAGCTTTGCCATGATACCGCAGAGAAGGGTAGAATCCACACCTCCGCTCAAATAAACCACTACAGGGACATCTGCTATCATTCTTCGTCTTACCGCATTAACTAAGTAGTGTTGTACTCCTTCTTTGGCTTCAGAAAAGGATATACTATTATCGGTATTGAAGCGAGGTTTCCAATAGCATTTCTCCCTTAAACCGTACTCGTCGCTGATTTCTAGGTAATGGCCGGGACGTATACTTTTTATACCGTCTATAAAGGTATCAGTTGGTGAGTAAAGGGTAATACAGGTAGACATAACGTAGTCGGGCGAGATTTTTCTTTCAATCCTGTCAAGAGAAAGAATTCCCTTGATTTCAGAAGAAAATACAAATTCATTACTGTTAACATGGTAAAAAAGCGGTTTAATTCCATGACGGTCCCGCCCTGCATACATTGTCTTTTTTCGCTCATCCCATAATATAAACGCGAATTCGCCATTGATTTTATCAAGAAAATCCATTCCATATTCTTCGTAAAGATGTACAATTACTTCAGTATCAGAGCGGGTAATAAAGCGATGTCCCTTTTTTATAAGATTCTGGCGACATTCCTCAATATCATAAATTTCACCATTATATACTAATGCAACTGATTGGTCTTCATTATACATGGGTTGATGCCCATTTTTTATATCTATAATGCTAAGGCGAAGGTTTGCTAGACCGACCCTTCCACCATTTACAATGCAAAAACCGGCCTCATCCGGTCCACGATGTACGATGGCAGAAGACATCCGCCGCAAATCTGTTGGATCTACAACTCCATGAATTTTATATAGGCTATTGATTCCACACATATTTTATACCCTTTTTCATATTAGTTTATTTACATGGTTTTCCCCAATTATCTAATGTAACGGTGTCAGGACATTCAAATGCATCCTGACCGATTTGCTCAGCTAATTTTTTTAGCATTCCAGGTGGGGGAGAGAACATCAGATCTTTTTTTGCCTGTTCTTGGGAAAATTCGCCTTCTCTTATCATATAAGCATATTCCTCAGTAAAATACGTATAGTCCATTTTCCTAAAGTCACTATAAGTATTTAGCCAAATCATTATACAGTTGGTAGTTCTGCAGGGATAACTGGTGGGCATAGGCTGCCAGCCAAAGCGGCGCATGAGATCTTCTTTATAAGCTTCCTTATCGGTTTTATTAAATTTGAACATATAGTAGGGAATAAACAGGGGCAGTTCCGAGCGGATGCTTTCTTCAGCATCTTTCATCTCCTGTAGGATTACATGTTCATCCATAAGCTTAAATTTATTACGGAACTCTCTCACAAATTGAATATCTTCACGCTTTAATACTTCTGCAATGATTTGTTCAACCATATCATTAAATCTCGGTCTGTTTGTAATAATGGAAAATCCACCTTTTGAAAAGCCGTTGATAATCAATGGAATGTTAAATTTCCTTGCCAGTTCAATGTTATTTAGATATAAAATAGTTCCGCACATTAAGCAGGTACTAATTTTAAGATCAGACTCATTGATATAGCGAAATAACTTTTTCATGAATGTCATATCATGTTGCCAGACAATTAGATCTACATCCAACCCGGCACAAAGTTTTCTGGCATTTTCCGAAGCTATTTCACTTACAAAACCATCGTCATTATGATATACAAGAGGGCGGAGTTTGTATTTCTCAACTAAGGTTACCAATGCATTAGAGCTATCCACGCCTCCACTGAGAGGAACAAGGACATCATATTTGTTGCCCCTTTTTTTGAATTTCCTAAGAAATTTACCTAATTCCTCCTCATTTTCGAATAACCTTGAACTTTTACGAGCAATTTCGTTTTCGAAATTGTTGCATAAATTGCAAATGTCGTTTTCATCCAGTGTCAAACCGGGATAAGTATCCGGTAACAAACACTTTTTACAATGCTTTTCCATATATCAACACTCCTTATCCTAATGCAACTATAATATACTAGGCATTCCAATTTTGACCTTATTAAGTACCATCCAAAGACGGTCTGTAAATATAATTTTGTCTGTTCCGCTTTTAATAAAGCGTAGTCGGCGCATATCCTCCAGCACTTTGTCGTAAATGTCCCCCATTGGAACTCCATAGTGTTCCATAAAACGCTGTTCTACAATTTCTTTAAAATTGGGTAGGGAACGATTCATATAGATAATACGATAGAG
It includes:
- a CDS encoding NAD(P)H-dependent oxidoreductase, with the protein product MKITVLNGSPKGEISVTMQYARYMEQEFPQHTFQYVHVSYDIRTLEENTSEFLRVIDIIRNSDGIIWATPTFFFLVHSNYKRFIELIRERKAEDAFSGKYAAILTSSIHIYDNVTHDYLTAICEDLNMLCTGYFSASMNELIQKSQRDRLYLFAMDFFNAITEKIPIAKMYQPLQYNSNRYIPGESACQVNSSGKKILLLTDCPEADSNLGKMVSRLSNAFTESVEVIDVNRMDIKGGCLGCVHCGFDNQCVYADTDDIFTVYNKKIREADIIILCLRIVDRYFSSRWKMFFDRKFLNTHQPQMINKQVGYIVSGPLSQLPQLREIIRFQTEIDRANLAGIVTDEHEKSEDIDSLIDDFAKRIVFYANQKYRRPYTFLVEGSGKICNDLVWGKWRFIYRGDHRFYKAHEMYGYGKSKRKTSRSILNFLLTMLCRIPGVKMYIWKNYSEPKSDPFDYLDLLEN
- the asnB gene encoding asparagine synthase (glutamine-hydrolyzing); its protein translation is MCGINSLYKIHGVVDPTDLRRMSSAIVHRGPDEAGFCIVNGGRVGLANLRLSIIDIKNGHQPMYNEDQSVALVYNGEIYDIEECRQNLIKKGHRFITRSDTEVIVHLYEEYGMDFLDKINGEFAFILWDERKKTMYAGRDRHGIKPLFYHVNSNEFVFSSEIKGILSLDRIERKISPDYVMSTCITLYSPTDTFIDGIKSIRPGHYLEISDEYGLREKCYWKPRFNTDNSISFSEAKEGVQHYLVNAVRRRMIADVPVVVYLSGGVDSTLLCGIMAKLNQKLKAFNIGFNEAIYDESGIAEETAKFYNVDFQSVHCSMEMLADSFEKNLYHNEAVIVNPHSIAKQLLSAHVHQSGYKVCITGEGGDEYFGGYPYFRLEQIWRMLLSDSDTAKKGLKFLEEFKVKEAPTEFAMWDHNDKWNQNSSFVGYHSFFANRAIGAYEMFHKILDTEALGITSAQQPGNLIRRNYDFEYLRELHPFNASRFISLNQLYTYMIPLLGDRIEMANSVEGRLPYLDRDLAAFVSKLHPKYLLQMDNLREKHVLREAFNTELPPHIRKGKKHTFLSPNWDSFLATSRGHELEEELLSVDAIKRTGIFHRKNSKYITLARKTLSPDDHTRKRVDLAIGVMLSLQMLHHLFIENKVYSNPKFNMVDRSPK
- a CDS encoding class I SAM-dependent methyltransferase, translating into MNFIDSKVYFSEVAGKWDTMRQGFFSETVRQKAYSLANVKEGKIAADIGAGTGFITEGLIQKGLRVIAVDRSEEMLKQMKNKFGANIKIEYRQGEAECLPIETHSVDYAMANMYLHHVEEPLLAIKEMVRILKPGGKIVITDLDEHNIDFLKTEHHDRWMGFKRIDVSSWFRSVGLKNVIVDCAGGNCCATSGCGRTNANISIFAAYGEI
- a CDS encoding C-GCAxxG-C-C family protein codes for the protein MNKVECSEQCFLSGFNCAQAVFSTYSGELGLDPELALRIAGSFGGGMGHIGETCGAVTGAIMLIGLKHGKVRVDDNASKEKTYALVKEYKRQFVKLNGSVRCKELLGYDISIPEEMSVAGEKNLFKTLCPKLVRDSSEIVEKLLDLK
- a CDS encoding MarR family winged helix-turn-helix transcriptional regulator; the encoded protein is MNITDDSKKLRELIRVLERKLGVIKENQTSCCSITLGQCHALVEIGRSGSISLNELADLLNLDNSTMSRTVNNLVKAKLAKRDVDPEDRRYITISLTDSGAKLFTDIEESMNSYFGKIYNSLPKNKKLQVLESLGLLLEAIDKNN
- a CDS encoding radical SAM/SPASM domain-containing protein, with the protein product MINSNEKKKSLIQVLRNIFLDSDQEKENQVCGCNTPPKATQNCRCCTPPSPPTCGCGSANQVSSCCSSSVNETFNSIAQRFGKKKADSSCGCGSIYTVGPEEITKMSQEELTYYRAYEQINPKVFKNLDDLFSYKKFGKVPSPTFISIDPTNICNLECPLCFYGQKKANYKKGVMSFSTFKTVVDKIPTLESIALFSFGESFLNPEIFEMIKYSSQKGIMTSIHSNFSFNKNNEFFTNIVQSGLCSLVLSIDGASQDSYSAYRKGGDFDLIISNIRMLNSIKKQLKSETPIIVWKLMVNKYNEHEVEKARKMAEDLGMLFMTDEITLCDLIPDADFGETLEKRKNDWLPKNDKYVKSIYLGEYTYPINQNSICNQLFENLIVNWDGKVFPCCWLTNEDNAFGDLSKESFEEVWHGEKYQYARSMFIPRDGAPKNIKNTICSACKNFKKNDTF
- a CDS encoding ArsR/SmtB family transcription factor; translation: MMLNYEENSKIIKALSDPGRLKIIDILSCGEKCACNILEQFDFTQPTLSHHMKVLTDCGLVKSRKEGLWNYYSLDTTNCNKLILFLMSLVTDTCDCICKDNSMIDNGCDCTCK
- a CDS encoding NAD(P)H-dependent oxidoreductase, yielding MKITVLNGSPKREKSTTLLLVKHLIDNYPQHEWNVCHICQSENSHENFLHAVKYVEKSDIILWSFPVIFMLVHSDYKRFIEWIYENNFQTAFSNKYAASLSTSNHIYDSTAHDYIQAICEDLGMQYFEPFSASKSIALSIKQKQCLETFAETLFQSASGKVQRENLFPPLQEKCFTYTSTLPLKKVDVKEHRILMLTDCTDPSSNLYGMIERMRNTFSGSVEVLDVNKIKMNGSCKACLQCGMDNVCIYGNSDDIHEIYNKKIKEADIIIFALRMVDRYFSSRWKMFVDRRFLNTTRPQMVNKQICYLVSGPLRQNYTLHELIRAQVEIDKANLVGIVTDEYQDSQEIDRLLDVQAQKLIYFADHSYVKPFTFLGVAAGKLLRDLIWERYSVKLNGDYRYYRKHKMFDFPQKKFDRKIKNIFLINLIRLPWVRKTIQKNTRRIMIAPFRKVIHNWSK